Proteins encoded within one genomic window of Acipenser ruthenus chromosome 32, fAciRut3.2 maternal haplotype, whole genome shotgun sequence:
- the LOC131702979 gene encoding histone H2B 3-like isoform X2 has product MPEPKAAPAPKKGSKKAVAKTQPKGGKKRRKTRKESYAIYVYKVLKQVHPDTGISSKAMGIMNSFVNDIFERIAGESSRLAHYNKRSTITSREIQTAVRLLLPGELAKHAVSEGTKAVTKYTSSK; this is encoded by the coding sequence ATGCCAGAACCGAAAGCTGCACCCGCGCCGAAGAAAGgctccaagaaggctgttgccaagacccagcctaagggagggaagaagcgcagaaagaccaggaaggagagctacgcgatctacgtgtacaaagtgctgaagcaggtccaccccgacaccggcatctcttccaaggcgatgggcatcatgaactcgttcgtcaacgacattttcgagcgcatcgccggcgagtcgtcccgcctggctcactacaacaagcgctccaccatcacttcccgggagatccagacagccgtgcgcctcctgctgcccggagagctggccaagcacgccgtgtctgagggcaccaaggccgtcaccaagtacaccagctccaagtaa
- the LOC131703009 gene encoding histone H4, with protein MSGRGKGGKGLGKGGAKRHRKVLRDNIQGITKPAIRRLARRGGVKRISGLIYEETRGVLKVFLENVIRDAVTYTEHAKRKTVTAMDVVYALKRQGRTLYGFGG; from the coding sequence ATGTCTGGAAGAGGCAAAGGTGGTAAAGGACTCGGGAAAGGAGGCGCTAAGCGgcatcgcaaagtgctccgtgataacatccagggcatcaccaagcccgctatccgccgcctggctcgccgcggaggagtgaagcgaatttccgggctgatctatgaagagacccgcggggtgttgaaggtgttcctggagaatgtgatccgggatgccgtcacctacacggagcacgccaagagaaagaccgtcaccgctatggatgtggtgtacgctctgaagcgccagggtcgcactctgtacggattcgggGGTTAA
- the LOC131703000 gene encoding histone H1-like, protein MAETAPAPAAPAPAKALKKKTAAKPKKSGPSVSELIVKAVSASKERSGLSVAALKKILQAGGYDVEKNNSHVNRALKSLVTKETLLQTKGTGASGSFKLNKKAAEAKEKAAKKAAAPKKPAAKKAVVKKTTKKVSAKKAATPKKTPTKAKKPKAVKKAPKSPKKAAAKPKKVVKKSPKKAKTAPKPKKATKAAKPAAKKAAPKKK, encoded by the coding sequence ATGGCAGAAACTGCTCCAGCACCAGCCGCTCCTGCTCCGGCTAAAGCTCTCAAGAAAAAGACCGCGGCAAAGCCCAAGAAATCGGGTCCCAGCGTGTCGGAGCTCATCGTCAAGGCTGTGTCTGCCTCCAAGGAGCGCAGCGGGCTGTCTGTGGCGGCGCTCAAGAAGATCCTGCAGGCCGGCGGCTACGATGTGGAGAAGAACAACTCCCACGTCAATAGAGCCCTCAAGAGCCTGGTGACCAAGGAGACCCTGCTACAGACCAAGGGCACCGGCGCCTCGGGCTCCTTCAAGCTCAACAAAAAAGCAGCTGAAGCCAAGGAGAAGGCGGCCAAGAAGGCGGCAGCTCCAAAGAAACCAGCGGCAAAGAAAGCGGTTGTCAAGAAAACAACGAAAAAGGTTTCGGCAAAGAAAGCAGCGACACCCAAGAAGACTCCTACGAAAGCGAAGAAACCGAAAGCTGTAAAGAAGGCGCccaagagcccgaagaaagcggctgccaagcctaaaaaggtcgtaaagaagagcccgaagaaagcgaaGACAGCGCCTAAACCTAAAAAGGCGACCAAGGCAGCTAAACCCGCAGCGAAGAAGGCGGCTCCTAAAAAGAAGTGA
- the LOC131703002 gene encoding histone H3, giving the protein MARTKQTARKSTGGKAPRKQLATKAARKSAPATGGVKKPHRYRPGTVALREIRRYQKSTELLIRKLPFQRLVREIAQDFKTDLRFQSSAVMALQEASEAYLVGLFEDTNLCAIHAKRVTIMPKDIQLARRIRGERA; this is encoded by the coding sequence ATGGCAAGAACTAAGCAGACTGCGCgtaagtccaccggtggaaaggcgCCCAGGAAACAGCTTGCTACCAAGGCTGCTCGAAAGAGCGCCCCCGCTACCGGCGGCGTGAAGAAACCTCACCGTTACAGACCTGGCACTGTGGCTCTGAGGGAAatccgccgctatcagaaatccaccgagTTGTTGATCCGCAAACTGCCCTTCCAGCGGCTCGTCCgagaaatcgctcaggatttcaagaccgacctgcgcttccagagctccgctgtaatggcgctgcaggaggctagcgaggcttacctggtcgggctctttgaggacaccaacctgtgtgccattcacgccaagagagtcaccatcatgcccaaagacatccagctggcccgccgaATCCGAGGAGAACGCGCTTAA